From the genome of Niabella agricola, one region includes:
- a CDS encoding solute:sodium symporter family transporter: MALTSFIIIIFAVVLFSWFKTRKEKTGTLNALFFANRKLGFAAVGCGLLFTNINTASFVGENELSYINNMSVMAWGVTSVLAMQLVSELIIPIYLRTGIATTPDFLEARYDRSVKSIVSILFLANYIINLLPAVLYGSAVAFDGLFDISEWLRIPHQATVWILVWSIGILGTLYALLGGLKALTISDTLLGFALFTGGLLLPYFALRYLGAGDWQAGLHTILSAKTEHLNSIGKPGDAVPFGTIFTGMLLVNLYYWGTEQYIVQQALASRDLATCQKGMALAALGKLMLPLLLNIPGVIAAHLYTGLSNTPTVFSKLAGDVSPPAYSGYLAAILFGATVTTFIAGLNSSATLFMLNVYRLLMAKRRRLPREQDLVRTAKRFQAGIAAIAMLIAPFILFATGGFYTYLQRSGDCLVFPSLPLWW; this comes from the coding sequence ATGGCACTGACCAGTTTTATTATCATCATCTTCGCCGTTGTGTTGTTTTCCTGGTTTAAAACAAGGAAGGAAAAAACGGGCACCCTCAATGCATTGTTCTTTGCCAACCGGAAGCTCGGCTTTGCCGCTGTTGGCTGCGGGCTGCTGTTTACCAATATCAATACCGCATCCTTTGTAGGTGAAAACGAACTCAGTTATATCAATAACATGAGTGTAATGGCCTGGGGTGTTACCTCTGTGCTGGCCATGCAGCTGGTATCCGAGCTCATCATTCCCATCTATCTAAGAACCGGCATCGCCACTACCCCCGATTTCCTGGAAGCCCGGTACGACCGTTCGGTTAAATCGATCGTTTCCATCCTTTTTTTAGCCAATTATATCATCAACCTGTTGCCGGCTGTATTATATGGCAGCGCCGTAGCATTTGACGGGCTGTTCGATATTTCGGAATGGCTCCGGATCCCGCATCAGGCCACTGTTTGGATACTTGTATGGAGCATCGGTATTCTTGGAACCCTGTATGCCCTGCTGGGCGGCCTGAAGGCCCTTACGATTTCTGATACCCTGCTTGGGTTTGCCCTGTTCACCGGCGGATTGCTGCTGCCCTATTTTGCATTGCGTTACCTGGGCGCCGGCGACTGGCAGGCAGGATTGCATACGATCTTATCCGCAAAAACGGAACACCTGAACAGCATCGGCAAACCCGGTGATGCCGTTCCCTTCGGCACCATCTTTACCGGTATGCTGCTGGTAAACCTGTATTACTGGGGTACCGAACAATATATTGTTCAGCAAGCACTGGCATCCCGGGACCTGGCTACCTGTCAGAAGGGAATGGCACTGGCTGCACTTGGCAAACTGATGCTTCCGCTACTGCTCAATATTCCCGGCGTTATTGCCGCCCACCTTTATACAGGGCTTTCCAATACACCCACTGTTTTTTCAAAACTGGCCGGGGATGTGTCGCCGCCGGCCTATTCCGGTTACCTGGCAGCCATATTGTTTGGGGCTACGGTTACCACGTTTATTGCGGGTCTTAACAGCTCGGCCACGTTGTTTATGCTAAACGTTTACCGGCTGCTGATGGCTAAAAGACGCCGGCTTCCCCGCGAGCAGGACCTGGTACGCACCGCCAAACGGTTCCAGGCGGGTATCGCGGCTATAGCAATGCTGATTGCCCCCTTTATCCTGTTTGCAACCGGGGGATTCTATACCTATCTTCAAAGATCGGGGGATTGTTTAGTGTTCCCATCTTTACCATTATGGTGGTAG
- a CDS encoding DUF5000 domain-containing lipoprotein — MYRINFWQRRVLVKISAGILLAVLISACKRERIGQPSTDGQAPSAITSATAAPTPGGAVISYQLPNETDISYVLCEYTDDGGVKKVTRSSVYQNSVKVEGLGTMAPVNYSLYLVDHSENRSQAYSGTFVPLEPALQTVLKTIKITPDFSGVLFNWTNETKELLGFFLYAVNDQGKWEEEGLSFSSKPDDVRALRGFDTTSRQFGVRITDRFGHTTDTLVTTASPLFEKMLDKKKFTDGYLAGDNNTNYNNRPLSNVWDGKTDVIWHTIPTAGFIMPETFTIDLGVSALLSRLVLWNRLDYSYSQHNPRFFEVWGSNTLSHARTDDYWKTDAWKSEWTQLGDFEEIKPSGLPLGQTTNEDKAAETAGFEFILKPGAGKMRYLRFVVKETWGKTAAIHFAELSLFGNDAIN, encoded by the coding sequence ATGTACCGTATAAATTTTTGGCAGCGCCGGGTTTTGGTAAAAATTTCAGCCGGCATCCTGCTCGCTGTTTTGATCTCAGCTTGCAAAAGGGAACGGATCGGCCAGCCCTCCACCGATGGGCAGGCGCCTTCTGCCATAACCAGTGCAACGGCAGCGCCCACTCCGGGAGGTGCGGTGATCAGCTATCAGCTGCCCAATGAAACGGACATCTCCTATGTGCTTTGCGAGTATACCGATGACGGAGGGGTAAAAAAAGTAACGCGTTCTTCCGTTTATCAAAACTCGGTTAAAGTAGAAGGCCTGGGAACGATGGCCCCCGTTAATTATTCACTTTACCTGGTAGATCATAGTGAGAACCGGTCACAGGCCTATTCCGGTACGTTTGTACCCCTTGAACCGGCATTGCAGACGGTTTTAAAAACAATTAAAATAACACCCGACTTCAGTGGTGTACTTTTTAACTGGACGAATGAAACCAAGGAACTCCTCGGCTTTTTCCTGTACGCGGTCAACGACCAGGGAAAATGGGAAGAAGAAGGACTTTCGTTTTCCAGTAAACCTGATGATGTGCGGGCTTTAAGAGGATTTGATACTACAAGCCGCCAGTTTGGTGTACGTATTACAGACCGGTTCGGACACACCACGGATACATTGGTAACAACGGCGTCTCCTTTGTTTGAAAAAATGCTGGATAAGAAGAAATTTACGGATGGCTACCTGGCCGGAGATAACAATACCAATTACAATAACCGGCCGCTTTCCAATGTTTGGGATGGTAAAACAGATGTAATCTGGCATACGATTCCGACGGCCGGATTTATCATGCCCGAAACCTTTACCATTGATTTGGGTGTGAGCGCATTGCTGAGCCGGCTGGTATTATGGAACCGGCTGGACTATTCCTATAGTCAACACAACCCCCGTTTTTTTGAAGTTTGGGGCAGCAACACGCTGAGCCATGCCCGTACAGACGATTATTGGAAAACGGATGCCTGGAAAAGTGAATGGACGCAATTAGGCGACTTTGAGGAAATTAAACCCTCGGGTTTACCGCTGGGGCAAACAACCAACGAAGACAAAGCCGCGGAAACTGCAGGTTTTGAATTTATACTCAAACCCGGCGCGGGGAAAATGCGTTACCTCCGCTTTGTGGTAAAGGAAACCTGGGGAAAAACAGCGGCCATTCATTTTGCAGAACTCTCCCTGTTTGGAAATGACGCCATCAACTAA
- a CDS encoding glucosidase family protein produces the protein MRRLLLPVLLCSGVAVFAQQHYWKLDTGGSIRWTVRPGQAHKDHIEMSGKQLSAIVHYGVQPSGALFLSRKLVFPMLRTIPNDTRGNLVKEFNGNIADSITIDGRKITEMPRSFSIHGCLQTTGTLSKNMILERAVFPSTDHAAYIESYILRNLGPETVAVNVPLIDSNQITDEKKGVYGSYIINTKLYNGGLLTLKPQEARRFWIVISARKKFEDRYYYSAGYEFEKRSALVRNLENQLILQSPDPVINRMFAFAKIRAAESIYETKEGLMHGPGGGEYYAAIWANDQAEYINPFFAYLGNAAGMESARNSYRLFAGYMNPAYKPIPSSIIAEGAGYWNGAGDRGDQAMIGYGASQFALTSGDPVEAATLWPLIEWCNTYLLRKKTADGVIASQSDELEGRFPAGKVNLSTNTLAYGSFLYGSRLATALGKTKTATEWQQEAHALRQHMEQYFGGTVEGYQTYKYYEGNDKLRSWICLPLVMGIYDRKEQTQAALLSPKLWSPNGLLTESGSSTYWDRSTLYAFRGLFKAGATDTAMAYLSFYSGKRLLGEHVPYAIEAWPEGNQRHLSAESGLYCRALVEGLLGFEPTGFRSFSICPWLPKKWNRLSLKNIAAFRTTFDLQVQRVSGKYRVIFNEAGKKSQIFSWSGKAPLRITLP, from the coding sequence ATGAGAAGACTACTATTGCCGGTATTATTGTGCTCCGGCGTTGCCGTTTTTGCACAACAACATTACTGGAAACTGGATACCGGCGGCAGCATCCGGTGGACCGTTCGGCCGGGGCAAGCCCATAAGGATCATATTGAAATGAGTGGCAAACAGCTTTCTGCTATTGTACACTATGGCGTTCAGCCATCCGGCGCGCTGTTCCTGAGCAGGAAACTCGTGTTTCCGATGCTCCGCACCATTCCCAATGATACCCGTGGAAACCTGGTCAAAGAATTCAACGGTAATATCGCCGATTCCATTACCATCGACGGAAGAAAGATCACCGAAATGCCCCGTAGTTTTTCGATACATGGTTGTTTGCAAACGACCGGCACACTTTCCAAAAACATGATCCTCGAACGGGCCGTATTCCCGTCTACGGATCATGCGGCTTATATTGAATCGTATATCCTGCGGAACCTGGGCCCGGAAACCGTTGCGGTAAACGTTCCCCTTATCGACAGTAATCAGATCACCGATGAAAAAAAGGGTGTGTACGGATCTTATATTATCAATACAAAACTATATAACGGCGGATTGCTGACCCTGAAGCCACAGGAAGCCCGTCGTTTCTGGATCGTGATATCGGCCCGGAAAAAATTTGAAGACCGCTATTATTATTCAGCGGGCTATGAATTTGAAAAACGAAGCGCGCTGGTCCGCAACCTCGAAAACCAGTTGATTCTTCAAAGCCCGGACCCGGTGATCAACCGCATGTTTGCCTTTGCCAAGATCCGGGCAGCGGAAAGCATTTATGAAACAAAGGAAGGGCTGATGCATGGACCGGGCGGTGGCGAATATTATGCCGCGATCTGGGCCAATGACCAGGCCGAATACATTAACCCGTTCTTTGCCTACCTGGGTAATGCCGCTGGTATGGAATCGGCCCGCAACAGCTACCGGCTTTTTGCAGGTTATATGAATCCCGCTTACAAGCCCATTCCCAGCTCGATCATTGCTGAGGGCGCGGGTTACTGGAACGGTGCCGGCGACCGCGGCGATCAGGCCATGATCGGCTATGGCGCCTCCCAGTTTGCTTTAACCAGCGGCGATCCGGTTGAGGCCGCTACCCTGTGGCCCCTGATCGAATGGTGTAATACCTACCTGCTGCGAAAAAAAACAGCGGACGGTGTTATTGCCTCCCAGTCGGATGAACTGGAAGGACGGTTTCCGGCAGGAAAGGTGAATCTTTCCACCAATACCCTGGCTTATGGCTCCTTTTTATACGGATCCCGCCTGGCCACGGCACTGGGCAAAACAAAAACGGCTACGGAATGGCAACAGGAAGCCCACGCGTTACGGCAGCATATGGAACAGTATTTTGGAGGCACCGTGGAAGGCTATCAAACCTATAAATATTACGAAGGAAATGACAAACTCCGCTCGTGGATCTGCCTGCCGCTAGTGATGGGTATTTACGACCGGAAAGAGCAAACACAAGCCGCTTTACTCTCCCCCAAATTATGGTCGCCCAACGGCCTGCTTACCGAATCGGGTTCCAGCACCTATTGGGACCGGTCTACCCTCTATGCATTCAGAGGATTGTTTAAAGCAGGCGCTACCGATACCGCAATGGCCTATCTTTCTTTTTATTCCGGCAAACGCCTCCTGGGCGAACACGTGCCTTATGCTATTGAGGCCTGGCCGGAGGGCAACCAGCGGCATCTTTCGGCAGAAAGCGGGTTGTATTGCCGGGCACTGGTGGAAGGGCTGCTTGGCTTTGAGCCTACCGGCTTCCGCTCCTTTTCTATTTGCCCCTGGCTTCCCAAAAAATGGAACCGGCTCTCGCTTAAAAATATAGCAGCGTTTCGCACAACATTTGATCTGCAAGTGCAGCGGGTTTCCGGGAAGTACCGCGTTATCTTTAACGAGGCCGGAAAAAAAAGTCAAATTTTTTCGTGGAGTGGAAAAGCTCCGCTGCGCATTACACTTCCCTAA
- a CDS encoding GntR family transcriptional regulator, with translation MTTVFDKITELEQVSSYSKHDRIVQGVINTINEKVLVPGDTLPSVNTMIRTLGFSRETIIRGYRELISRGIVESRNRLGYFVANGSTQQLLRVALLMYNLDSFEEQFYRNFRKTLGEGINLQVFFHHGNIEIFETILQRIRRQFGMYVIAPIPHPRSKDLLDTIPRNQLLMFDRYEPIDGVFNHITQEFERSSYQVFEQLVNEIRAFDEFVFYHSPDSLDPKEIVTSFRKFIKKYKINGTLIREFIPGTVEKGKVYFTLDNFAMWEILKECKVKKLKPGKDVGILSHNDEPAKEFVGITTYSADFALMGTMAARAILKNEPIQVTIPTTLTRRNTL, from the coding sequence ATGACAACTGTATTTGACAAGATCACCGAACTGGAACAGGTCAGCTCCTATTCAAAACACGACCGGATCGTGCAGGGGGTGATCAATACCATTAATGAAAAGGTGCTGGTTCCCGGCGACACATTGCCCTCGGTGAATACCATGATCCGCACCCTGGGGTTTTCGAGAGAAACCATCATCCGGGGCTACCGGGAACTGATCAGCCGGGGTATCGTGGAGTCGCGCAACCGGCTGGGGTATTTTGTAGCCAACGGAAGTACCCAGCAACTGTTAAGGGTGGCCCTGCTCATGTATAACCTGGACAGTTTTGAAGAGCAGTTCTACCGGAACTTCCGGAAAACCCTGGGCGAAGGTATCAACCTGCAGGTATTCTTTCATCATGGAAACATCGAGATATTTGAAACCATCCTGCAGCGGATCCGGCGGCAATTCGGCATGTATGTGATCGCGCCCATCCCCCATCCCCGGTCGAAAGACCTGCTCGACACCATTCCGCGGAACCAGTTACTGATGTTTGACCGTTATGAGCCCATCGACGGTGTTTTTAATCATATCACCCAGGAGTTTGAACGTTCGTCCTACCAGGTATTTGAGCAGCTTGTAAACGAAATCCGGGCCTTTGACGAATTTGTTTTCTACCATTCGCCCGATTCCCTGGATCCCAAAGAGATTGTGACCTCCTTCCGTAAGTTCATCAAAAAATACAAGATCAACGGAACCCTGATCCGCGAATTTATTCCGGGTACCGTTGAAAAAGGCAAGGTATATTTTACGCTGGACAATTTTGCTATGTGGGAGATCCTGAAAGAATGCAAGGTAAAAAAACTCAAACCCGGTAAAGACGTAGGCATTCTCTCACACAACGATGAACCGGCTAAAGAATTTGTAGGCATCACTACCTACTCGGCCGATTTCGCGCTGATGGGTACCATGGCAGCCCGGGCAATCCTGAAGAATGAACCCATACAGGTAACCATCCCTACCACCCTCACCAGAAGAAATACGCTTTAA
- a CDS encoding RagB/SusD family nutrient uptake outer membrane protein: MMQTMMNKYRIALLLLLGISSFGCKKYLDVVPDGVATLDNAFSNRANAEKFLFSCFNMMPNQNDPFTYPGNVGSDEIWWDIDNSGIHGRSGSQIARGGQNVTDPLWNYWDGRRDGKSLWIGIRDCNIFLEHINKVLDITDYERSRWIAEVKFVKAYLHYFLFQLYGPIPIVDENLSMEVDPAEARVYREPVDKVTDFIVNLLDEAREGLPDMIEDPINEMGRPTKVAAAALKAKVLVWTASPLLNGNPDYAQVTDNRGTRLFPATADRNKWVRAAAAIKDAVDMAHSLGNGLYRYKNALFNIADTLQLNFTVRGAVTERATLNPEILFAPTTSANSFQNYCTPNFYGVQISNGSELCATLKIAEQFYTNNGVPIDEDPSWNYADRYSMQKNTNATHRYFIASNETTAKLNYLREPRFYANLAFDRGLYDVQALLGVTTATVKNRSGEAQGVQYSGQHIPTGYFIKKLVSFRSSITGTGLSPYNYTIPVIRLADLYLLYAEALNEIKDAPDHEVYQWVDSIRNRAGLKGVEESWSRYSSVPTKPSTKEGMREIIKRERMIELAFEGQRAFDLRRWKDAQKYLNQPVQGWNFQGLKDVDYYAVTTYFNGRNYTYKDYLWPIYQVSVIRNSNLVQNPGW, encoded by the coding sequence ATGATGCAAACAATGATGAATAAATACAGGATTGCCCTTTTGTTGCTGTTGGGCATTAGCAGTTTTGGCTGCAAAAAATACCTGGATGTGGTTCCGGATGGCGTGGCCACATTAGACAATGCATTCAGCAACCGGGCCAATGCAGAGAAATTTCTTTTTTCCTGTTTTAATATGATGCCCAATCAGAATGATCCTTTTACCTACCCGGGAAATGTGGGCTCCGATGAAATCTGGTGGGATATTGACAACAGCGGTATCCATGGCAGAAGCGGATCCCAGATAGCAAGGGGAGGCCAGAATGTGACAGACCCGCTCTGGAACTATTGGGATGGCCGCCGTGACGGTAAAAGCTTGTGGATCGGCATCCGGGATTGTAACATTTTCCTGGAGCATATCAACAAGGTATTGGATATTACAGATTACGAACGGTCGCGCTGGATCGCAGAAGTAAAATTTGTAAAGGCCTACCTGCATTATTTTCTTTTTCAGCTCTATGGGCCCATTCCCATTGTGGATGAGAATTTATCGATGGAAGTGGATCCGGCCGAGGCGCGGGTATACCGCGAGCCGGTGGATAAGGTTACCGATTTTATCGTAAATCTTTTGGATGAGGCCAGGGAAGGATTGCCGGATATGATTGAAGATCCTATCAATGAAATGGGAAGACCTACCAAGGTAGCCGCCGCTGCGCTCAAAGCAAAAGTATTGGTTTGGACCGCCAGTCCGCTGCTCAACGGAAACCCCGACTATGCGCAGGTTACCGATAACCGCGGTACCAGGCTTTTTCCGGCAACGGCAGACCGCAACAAATGGGTGCGGGCCGCGGCCGCCATCAAGGATGCGGTGGATATGGCCCATTCCCTGGGCAATGGGCTTTATCGCTATAAAAATGCATTGTTTAATATTGCAGATACCCTGCAATTAAACTTTACTGTGAGAGGCGCCGTAACGGAACGTGCCACCCTGAACCCTGAAATTCTTTTTGCGCCCACAACCTCTGCGAACAGTTTTCAAAACTATTGTACGCCCAATTTTTATGGCGTTCAGATATCCAATGGGTCGGAGTTATGCGCAACCCTGAAAATTGCCGAGCAGTTCTATACTAATAACGGAGTGCCCATTGATGAAGATCCTTCCTGGAACTATGCAGACCGGTATAGTATGCAAAAAAATACCAACGCAACCCACAGGTATTTTATTGCCAGCAATGAAACTACCGCAAAGCTGAACTATCTCAGGGAACCACGGTTTTATGCCAATCTTGCATTTGACCGCGGACTTTATGATGTACAGGCGCTGCTGGGGGTAACCACCGCTACGGTTAAGAACCGGAGCGGTGAGGCGCAGGGTGTTCAGTACAGCGGACAGCACATACCTACCGGCTACTTTATAAAAAAGCTGGTAAGCTTCCGGTCTTCCATTACCGGTACAGGCCTGAGCCCGTACAACTATACCATTCCCGTGATCAGGCTGGCAGATCTTTACCTGCTTTATGCCGAGGCGCTCAACGAAATAAAGGACGCGCCGGATCATGAAGTGTATCAGTGGGTAGATAGCATCCGCAACCGTGCCGGTCTCAAAGGGGTAGAAGAGTCCTGGAGCCGTTATTCCTCGGTGCCCACCAAACCCTCAACAAAAGAAGGAATGCGGGAGATCATCAAAAGAGAACGCATGATTGAGCTGGCCTTTGAAGGACAGCGGGCCTTTGACCTGCGGCGCTGGAAAGACGCCCAGAAATACCTGAACCAGCCTGTACAGGGGTGGAACTTCCAGGGATTGAAAGATGTAGATTACTATGCGGTGACCACCTATTTTAATGGCCGCAACTATACTTACAAAGACTATCTGTGGCCCATATACCAGGTATCGGTCATCCGAAACTCCAACCTGGTACAAAATCCCGGATGGTAA
- a CDS encoding glycoside hydrolase family 97 protein, with protein MRRIFPFHIMFSWPFLLAGQSVPQHFSMSSPDRKLALSVWENNEGRVFYAFKANGYLLIDRSELGPDTGDKAPWKTITKRQVRRYWNPVWGKRSNVADAFNEAVIQKKGYRITVRAYNDGIAFRYDGATSLKERTTFRFPGNFTAWYYNGENRNIGPELLDDASGTRLPVMTIKAAAGQYMAIHEANLVSGQPMVLHTVKGSRVFTIQSQRANAWRVILYGSTPGKMVDSHLLELLNPDPEKGMDFSWVQPGVAVWDWRINGATAGGFQYTMSYASWVKMVDFAAAHQIKHLVLDADWYGPEFNKESDPLKGGKAEQVQALIRYAKQKDVGVWLYLNDVGGRQYPLEQTIRQYGDWGASGIKYGFMRGNMEEKNERTGLITRLCAAHRLMVDFHDGPVHPYGQMRTWHNAVTREYCHAQLDARRVFQPGTFVTAVFVNMLAGPLDMNNGVMDMEQKGRVDNPMPVPATITAEAARTLIVFSGATIIPDIPEHYLKHPQLLKFISAQEMPWKESKTLVGAIGEYIVMARKSAKDQWLIAAATNEQARTLRIPLDWLEKGCYDALVITDGKDADFCTNKESYTTTTRQVAPNQTIDLALAPGGGACILLHKTIHCNTGH; from the coding sequence ATGAGGCGCATTTTTCCCTTTCATATAATGTTCTCCTGGCCCTTCCTGCTGGCGGGTCAGTCTGTGCCGCAGCATTTTTCGATGTCTTCTCCTGACCGAAAATTAGCCCTTTCTGTTTGGGAAAACAACGAAGGCCGGGTCTTTTATGCATTTAAGGCAAATGGATACTTACTTATCGACCGGTCGGAACTGGGACCAGATACCGGCGATAAAGCTCCCTGGAAAACGATCACGAAAAGACAGGTGCGCCGGTACTGGAACCCTGTATGGGGAAAAAGAAGCAACGTAGCAGATGCTTTTAATGAAGCGGTGATCCAAAAGAAAGGATACCGCATTACTGTAAGAGCGTACAATGACGGCATTGCGTTTCGTTACGACGGGGCAACCTCTTTAAAGGAACGTACAACATTCCGGTTCCCGGGCAATTTTACGGCCTGGTATTACAATGGTGAAAACAGGAATATCGGGCCGGAGTTACTGGATGATGCGAGTGGTACCCGCTTGCCGGTAATGACCATCAAAGCCGCGGCCGGCCAGTATATGGCCATTCATGAGGCCAACCTGGTATCCGGTCAGCCCATGGTCTTACATACTGTTAAAGGAAGCCGTGTATTTACCATACAATCCCAGCGTGCAAACGCGTGGCGGGTAATCTTATACGGCAGCACACCCGGTAAAATGGTCGACAGTCATTTACTGGAACTGTTAAACCCCGATCCGGAAAAGGGCATGGATTTTTCCTGGGTTCAACCGGGTGTGGCGGTTTGGGATTGGCGTATAAACGGAGCAACGGCCGGTGGATTTCAGTATACGATGTCTTATGCATCCTGGGTAAAAATGGTAGACTTTGCTGCAGCGCATCAGATAAAGCACCTGGTGTTAGACGCCGACTGGTATGGCCCGGAATTTAACAAGGAGTCGGATCCACTGAAGGGTGGCAAGGCCGAACAGGTGCAGGCGTTGATCCGTTATGCCAAACAAAAGGATGTGGGTGTTTGGCTGTATCTTAACGATGTAGGCGGCCGGCAATATCCGCTCGAACAAACCATCCGGCAATATGGGGATTGGGGCGCCTCCGGTATCAAATATGGTTTTATGCGGGGCAATATGGAGGAAAAAAACGAACGTACCGGGTTGATCACCCGGCTATGCGCGGCGCATAGGCTGATGGTGGATTTCCATGATGGGCCCGTGCATCCTTACGGACAGATGCGTACCTGGCACAATGCCGTTACCCGGGAATACTGTCACGCCCAGCTGGATGCACGCAGGGTTTTTCAACCCGGAACATTTGTGACTGCTGTGTTTGTCAATATGCTGGCTGGCCCCTTGGATATGAATAACGGCGTGATGGATATGGAGCAAAAAGGAAGGGTGGATAACCCGATGCCTGTACCGGCTACCATCACTGCAGAAGCCGCCCGCACCCTGATTGTTTTTTCAGGCGCAACCATCATCCCGGATATCCCGGAGCACTATTTAAAACATCCGCAGCTGCTAAAATTTATCAGCGCGCAGGAAATGCCCTGGAAAGAAAGTAAGACCCTCGTCGGAGCAATAGGGGAATACATCGTTATGGCACGAAAGTCGGCAAAGGACCAATGGCTGATTGCTGCAGCTACCAATGAGCAGGCAAGAACCCTGCGCATCCCGCTGGACTGGCTCGAAAAAGGCTGCTATGATGCCCTTGTTATTACCGATGGGAAGGACGCCGATTTCTGCACCAATAAAGAAAGCTATACCACTACAACAAGGCAGGTAGCCCCGAACCAGACGATAGACCTGGCGCTGGCTCCCGGAGGCGGCGCTTGCATATTATTACACAAAACGATCCACTGCAATACGGGGCATTGA
- a CDS encoding DUF4998 domain-containing protein: MMNLYKSLSPGKWKRPGMLNGWIMALMLGCILSSCHKSMYDVSEEFYYRPEGIYLGVADSVKAVPGYNRVKLTWQVKADPRITQTLIYWNQRKDSVVVNITRTQNERIPAEFILGNLKEGDYIFELLTQNGTGLRSLPKQVSASVYGDIYIGNLRNRVIASIAKQPNGNMLIVWNPIASASILYTTVTYDSGGALQAVRVENADTQTLLQGLQSGGNIQVTTSFLPAGALDTLTASAQTYKLP, translated from the coding sequence ATGATGAATCTGTATAAAAGCCTTTCTCCCGGCAAATGGAAGCGCCCGGGAATGCTGAATGGTTGGATAATGGCACTGATGTTGGGTTGCATACTCAGTTCCTGTCATAAAAGTATGTATGATGTAAGCGAGGAGTTTTATTACCGGCCGGAGGGGATCTACCTGGGTGTGGCAGACTCCGTAAAAGCGGTTCCGGGTTACAACAGGGTAAAGCTTACCTGGCAGGTTAAAGCAGATCCACGCATTACACAGACCCTGATTTACTGGAATCAACGAAAAGACTCTGTTGTTGTAAATATTACGCGGACTCAGAACGAACGCATTCCTGCGGAGTTTATACTCGGTAACCTGAAGGAGGGCGATTACATTTTTGAACTGCTCACTCAAAATGGAACAGGGCTGCGTTCCCTGCCCAAACAGGTTTCAGCTTCGGTATACGGAGATATCTATATCGGCAATCTGCGAAACCGGGTAATTGCTTCCATTGCCAAACAGCCAAACGGGAATATGCTGATTGTATGGAATCCTATTGCTAGTGCGAGTATTCTTTATACTACCGTAACCTATGATTCGGGAGGGGCATTGCAAGCCGTTCGCGTAGAAAATGCGGATACCCAAACCCTGCTGCAGGGACTGCAATCGGGAGGCAATATCCAGGTAACTACATCGTTTTTACCGGCAGGCGCACTGGATACATTGACGGCATCCGCACAAACCTATAAATTACCGTAG
- a CDS encoding alpha-amylase family protein: MGQWLRQYGESIYGTRGGLVAAHKWGVTTEKGARLFVHILDLQDKELFLPLTGKKVRSARVFIDKKPVKFMQQKEGVLLLLEKQPDETDYVIELNI; this comes from the coding sequence ATGGGGCAATGGTTGCGGCAATACGGAGAAAGCATCTATGGCACGCGGGGAGGACTTGTGGCTGCACATAAATGGGGCGTAACCACAGAAAAAGGTGCCCGTCTGTTTGTACATATCCTCGATCTTCAGGACAAGGAGCTGTTCCTTCCGCTAACAGGTAAAAAGGTGCGGTCTGCCCGGGTATTCATCGATAAAAAACCGGTAAAATTTATGCAGCAGAAAGAAGGGGTTTTGTTGTTGTTGGAAAAACAACCGGATGAAACCGACTATGTAATTGAGCTAAACATTTAA